The proteins below come from a single Streptomyces spongiicola genomic window:
- a CDS encoding methionine ABC transporter ATP-binding protein, which produces MITTTGLTKVYRSRGRDITALDGVDLHVREGEVFGVIGRSGAGKSSLIRCVNLLERPTSGSVVVDGTDLTALAGSGDRAGKELRRARSRIGMVFQHFNLLSSRTVRGNVELPLEILGVSGAERSRRALELLDLVGLADRAGAYPAQLSGGQKQRVGIARALAGDPKVLLSDEATSALDPETTRSVLQLLRDLNRELGLTVLLITHEMDVVKTVCDSAALMRRGRIVESGTVGELLATPGSELARELFPVTGDASGPDRTVLDVTFRGDAATRPVISQLSRTYNIDISILGAAMDTVGGRQVGRMRIELPGGYEANVVPVGFLREQGLQVDVVDDDAPAPAPVESTATRARAAALVKETVK; this is translated from the coding sequence GTGATCACCACGACGGGCCTCACCAAGGTCTACCGGTCGCGAGGCCGCGACATCACCGCGCTCGACGGAGTCGACCTGCACGTCCGCGAGGGCGAGGTGTTCGGAGTCATCGGCCGCAGCGGAGCAGGCAAGTCCTCCCTGATCCGCTGTGTGAACCTGCTGGAGCGCCCCACCTCCGGCAGCGTCGTCGTCGACGGCACCGACCTCACCGCCCTCGCCGGAAGCGGCGACCGCGCCGGGAAGGAACTCCGCCGGGCGCGCAGCCGTATCGGCATGGTCTTCCAGCACTTCAACCTGCTGTCCTCGCGCACCGTGCGGGGCAACGTCGAACTGCCGCTGGAGATCCTCGGCGTGTCCGGTGCCGAACGCTCGCGCCGCGCCCTCGAACTCCTCGACCTCGTCGGTCTCGCCGACAGGGCCGGGGCCTACCCCGCGCAGCTCTCCGGCGGCCAGAAGCAGCGCGTCGGCATCGCCCGCGCGCTCGCCGGCGATCCCAAGGTGCTCCTCTCCGACGAGGCCACCAGCGCCCTGGACCCCGAAACCACCCGGTCCGTGCTCCAGCTGCTGCGCGACCTCAACCGGGAACTCGGTCTGACCGTGCTGCTCATCACGCACGAGATGGACGTCGTCAAGACCGTCTGCGACTCCGCCGCCCTGATGCGGCGGGGCCGGATCGTCGAGTCCGGCACGGTGGGCGAGCTGCTCGCCACGCCGGGCTCCGAACTCGCCCGCGAGCTGTTCCCCGTCACCGGGGACGCCTCGGGACCGGACCGCACCGTCCTGGACGTCACCTTCCGCGGTGACGCCGCCACCCGGCCGGTGATCTCCCAGCTGTCCCGCACCTACAACATCGACATATCGATCCTCGGTGCCGCGATGGACACCGTCGGCGGCAGGCAGGTCGGCCGGATGCGCATCGAACTGCCCGGCGGCTACGAGGCCAACGTCGTACCCGTCGGCTTCCTGCGCGAACAGGGCCTCCAGGTCGACGTCGTGGACGACGACGCGCCGGCCCCGGCGCCCGTGGAGAGCACCGCGACCCGGGCCCGGGCCGCGGCGCTGGTGAAGGAGACCGTCAAGTGA
- the cbiE gene encoding precorrin-6y C5,15-methyltransferase (decarboxylating) subunit CbiE, protein MADRVTVIGWDGSPLTAAARSALSAATLVAGAAHHLALPEVPPGAERVRLGSLDLAARRIAGHRGSPVVLADGDPGFFGVVRTLRAPQHGLEVEVVPAVSAVAAAFARAGMPWDDAQVVVAHSRTLRRAVNVCRSHPKVAVLTSPGAGPAELALLLDGVHRTFVICEELGTARAQVTVLTSDKVADHSWRDPNVVIVVGGTSAQGGGGWAAGREPGYPSQPRGWALPAGEDRPTAESESPRLRAAQLARLGPRLGDLVWDIGCGSGELSADAARFGAAVIAVDGDPAACIRTDAAARRHGVLLQTVHGRAPHVLERLPEPDVVRIGGGGVPVVTACADRRPERIVTHASTRDEAESIGAALAEGGYAVECALLQSVELDPGDWSERERSVVFLLAGHRREPAF, encoded by the coding sequence ATGGCCGACCGGGTCACGGTGATCGGCTGGGACGGCTCGCCGCTGACCGCGGCCGCCAGGTCCGCCCTGTCCGCCGCCACGCTCGTCGCCGGGGCCGCCCACCACCTGGCGCTCCCCGAAGTACCGCCGGGCGCAGAACGCGTCCGCCTCGGCAGCCTCGATCTCGCCGCACGCAGGATCGCCGGCCACCGCGGCAGCCCCGTCGTCCTCGCCGACGGCGATCCGGGCTTCTTCGGTGTCGTACGCACCCTCCGCGCCCCGCAGCACGGGCTGGAGGTGGAGGTCGTCCCCGCCGTCTCAGCCGTCGCAGCCGCCTTCGCTCGGGCGGGCATGCCGTGGGACGACGCCCAGGTCGTCGTCGCCCACAGCCGCACACTGCGTCGCGCGGTCAACGTCTGCCGGTCCCATCCCAAGGTCGCCGTCCTCACCTCCCCGGGCGCCGGGCCCGCCGAACTCGCCCTGCTCCTCGACGGTGTCCACCGCACCTTCGTGATCTGCGAGGAACTGGGCACCGCACGTGCGCAGGTCACCGTGCTGACCTCCGACAAGGTCGCCGACCACAGCTGGCGCGACCCCAACGTCGTCATCGTCGTCGGCGGCACCAGCGCCCAGGGCGGCGGGGGCTGGGCGGCCGGCCGGGAGCCCGGCTACCCCTCCCAGCCGCGCGGCTGGGCCCTGCCGGCCGGCGAGGACCGGCCCACCGCCGAGAGCGAGTCGCCGCGACTGCGCGCCGCCCAACTCGCCCGGCTCGGGCCCCGGCTCGGTGACCTCGTGTGGGACATCGGCTGCGGCAGCGGTGAACTGTCCGCCGACGCGGCCCGCTTCGGCGCCGCGGTGATCGCCGTCGACGGCGACCCGGCCGCCTGCATCCGTACCGACGCCGCTGCGCGCCGCCACGGCGTCCTGCTGCAGACCGTCCACGGCCGGGCGCCCCACGTCCTGGAACGGCTCCCGGAGCCGGACGTCGTGCGCATCGGCGGGGGCGGCGTACCCGTCGTCACCGCCTGTGCCGACCGCAGGCCCGAGCGGATCGTCACCCACGCCTCCACCAGGGACGAGGCCGAGTCGATCGGCGCGGCGCTCGCCGAGGGCGGCTACGCCGTCGAATGCGCCCTGCTCCAGTCCGTGGAACTCGATCCCGGCGACTGGTCGGAGCGCGAGCGGTCGGTCGTCTTCCTGCTCGCCGGCCACCGTCGGGAACCGGCCTTCTGA
- a CDS encoding TetR/AcrR family transcriptional regulator, which produces MAMDREQVLRAAAALLARKSTATMDEVARAAGIGRATLHRHFAGRDALVKALEAFGIEEFEAAVGRAALEDGPAGDALRRLIAEMEPAAELLAFLVTENQLFEGDQVDEGWARLDARVSALFRRGQEQGEFRIDLSPVWLTEALYGLIGTCAWAVMDGRVAKNEFQYMITELVLGGALRSVER; this is translated from the coding sequence ATGGCTATGGATCGTGAACAGGTGCTGCGCGCCGCCGCAGCCCTCCTTGCCCGTAAGTCGACCGCGACCATGGACGAGGTCGCCCGGGCGGCGGGCATCGGCCGCGCCACTCTGCACCGGCACTTCGCCGGGCGGGACGCGCTGGTGAAGGCGCTCGAGGCCTTCGGAATCGAGGAGTTCGAGGCGGCCGTCGGCCGCGCCGCGCTCGAGGACGGCCCCGCCGGCGACGCCCTGCGCCGGCTGATCGCCGAGATGGAGCCCGCGGCGGAGCTCCTCGCGTTCCTGGTCACCGAGAACCAGCTGTTCGAGGGCGACCAGGTCGACGAGGGCTGGGCCCGGCTCGACGCCCGGGTCAGCGCCCTGTTCCGACGGGGCCAGGAACAGGGCGAGTTCCGGATCGACCTCTCGCCCGTCTGGCTCACCGAGGCCCTCTACGGCCTCATCGGCACCTGCGCCTGGGCCGTCATGGACGGCCGGGTCGCCAAGAACGAATTCCAGTACATGATCACCGAGCTGGTGCTCGGCGGAGCACTCCGGAGTGTGGAGAGATGA
- a CDS encoding sigma-70 RNA polymerase sigma factor region 4 domain-containing protein produces the protein MGVAPAAAAPGTAGALVRELRPLVAAEASAEAYGGALDSNDLEQSVWVRLLERLGTEGPPPDAAGWVAGAVRDEARRARSRTQREHPYPAEPAAGPAACPERAALVAERRRALRAAVARTPGRCRRLLTAMLAPGDPTYREIAGELGISQGSLGPTRSRCLGCLRRMLVTEVAAPELRGMER, from the coding sequence TTGGGTGTGGCACCCGCCGCCGCGGCACCCGGGACCGCCGGCGCGCTCGTGCGCGAACTGCGGCCGCTCGTCGCCGCGGAGGCGAGCGCCGAGGCGTACGGCGGCGCCCTGGACTCGAATGACCTCGAACAGTCCGTCTGGGTACGGCTCCTGGAGCGACTCGGCACCGAGGGCCCGCCGCCCGACGCCGCCGGCTGGGTGGCGGGGGCGGTGCGGGACGAGGCCCGCCGCGCCCGTTCCCGCACCCAGCGTGAACACCCCTACCCGGCCGAGCCCGCAGCGGGACCCGCCGCCTGCCCCGAACGGGCCGCGCTCGTCGCGGAACGGCGCCGTGCCCTGCGGGCCGCGGTCGCCCGCACACCGGGTCGATGCCGCCGGCTGCTGACTGCGATGCTGGCGCCGGGGGACCCCACCTACCGAGAAATCGCAGGAGAGTTGGGAATCTCACAGGGAAGTCTGGGACCGACGCGTTCCCGTTGCCTCGGATGCTTGCGCAGAATGCTCGTTACAGAGGTTGCGGCTCCTGAACTCCGGGGAATGGAGCGGTGA
- a CDS encoding glycerophosphodiester phosphodiesterase: protein MTHGAETTPGRRTVLGAAVLGSAALGMAAAPGAHAAEQAAGDGGARGERHGGGHGPGYRSLPVPTVIAHRGASGYRPEHTLGSYRLALDMGAHVIEQDLVPTRDGHLVCRHENDISGTTDVASRPEYASRRTTRSVDGTRITGWFTEDFTLAELKTLRAVERIPESRQRNTVYDGRWTIPTFEEVLRWAGEEGRRRGRPVWLHVETKHPTYFRSIGLGLEERLAKLLRRHGRHRGNSPVFLQSFEPSSIQRLAKLVDSPRVVLLAGAATRPWDFTQAGDPRTVADLVTPEGLKWIASFAQGIGPTLDLIVPKDASGRLGTPTTLVRDAHAQGLILHPYTMRNENSFLPADFRRGTDPHAYGDAFGAFKVYFEQGIDGIFTDNPDTGLLARADFADD from the coding sequence ATGACACACGGTGCGGAGACCACCCCCGGCCGGCGGACCGTCCTGGGGGCGGCGGTGCTCGGATCGGCGGCGCTCGGGATGGCGGCCGCGCCGGGGGCCCACGCCGCGGAACAGGCCGCCGGTGACGGCGGGGCCCGCGGGGAGCGGCACGGCGGAGGCCACGGCCCCGGTTACCGCTCGCTGCCGGTGCCCACCGTCATCGCCCACCGTGGAGCGAGCGGCTACCGGCCCGAGCACACCCTCGGCTCCTACCGGCTGGCCCTGGACATGGGCGCGCACGTCATCGAGCAGGACCTGGTGCCCACCAGGGACGGGCATCTGGTGTGCCGCCACGAGAACGACATCTCAGGCACCACCGACGTCGCCTCGCGTCCCGAGTACGCCTCACGCCGGACGACCAGGTCGGTCGACGGCACCCGCATCACGGGCTGGTTCACCGAGGACTTCACCCTCGCCGAGCTGAAGACGCTGCGGGCCGTGGAGCGGATCCCGGAGAGCCGCCAGCGGAACACGGTCTACGACGGCCGCTGGACGATACCCACCTTCGAGGAGGTGCTGCGCTGGGCCGGCGAGGAGGGCCGTCGCCGCGGCCGGCCGGTGTGGCTCCACGTCGAGACCAAGCACCCGACCTACTTCCGCAGCATCGGCCTCGGCCTGGAGGAACGCCTCGCGAAGCTGCTGCGCCGCCATGGCCGGCACCGCGGGAACTCGCCCGTCTTCCTCCAGTCGTTCGAGCCGAGCAGCATCCAGCGGCTGGCGAAGCTGGTGGACTCGCCGCGCGTCGTGCTGCTCGCCGGCGCGGCAACGCGCCCCTGGGACTTCACCCAGGCCGGCGACCCGCGCACGGTCGCGGACCTGGTCACGCCCGAGGGCCTGAAGTGGATCGCCTCGTTCGCCCAGGGCATCGGGCCCACCCTCGACCTCATCGTGCCCAAGGACGCGAGCGGCAGGCTGGGCACGCCCACCACGCTCGTCCGGGACGCCCACGCGCAGGGGCTGATCCTGCACCCGTACACGATGCGGAACGAGAACTCCTTCCTGCCCGCCGACTTCCGCCGCGGTACGGACCCCCACGCGTACGGCGACGCCTTCGGCGCGTTCAAGGTGTACTTCGAGCAGGGCATCGACGGGATCTTCACCGACAACCCGGACACGGGTCTGCTGGCCCGTGCGGACTTCGCCGACGACTGA
- a CDS encoding methionine ABC transporter permease codes for MTWSEMQPLLTQGTLDTLYMVLWSTVVTVVGGLPLGILLVLTDKGGLLQNTPVNKAVGVVVNIGRSLPFIILLIALIPFTTAVVGTFIGPTAMIVPLAVGAIPFFARLVETAVREVDHGLVEAVQSMGGSIPTIIRKVLLPQALPSIAAAVTTTVIVLVGYSAMAGAVGGEGLGSKAVTYGFQRFETEFMLVTVVVLIALVTAVQLIGDGFVRLLSRRGRTD; via the coding sequence GTGACGTGGTCCGAGATGCAGCCCCTGCTGACCCAGGGCACGCTGGACACCCTCTACATGGTGCTGTGGTCCACCGTGGTCACGGTGGTCGGCGGACTGCCGCTCGGCATCCTCCTCGTCCTCACCGACAAGGGCGGACTGCTGCAGAACACCCCCGTGAACAAGGCCGTCGGAGTGGTCGTGAACATCGGTCGCTCGCTGCCGTTCATCATCCTGCTGATCGCGCTGATCCCGTTCACCACGGCCGTGGTCGGCACCTTCATCGGGCCAACCGCCATGATCGTGCCGCTCGCCGTCGGCGCCATCCCGTTCTTCGCGCGACTCGTGGAGACGGCGGTCCGCGAGGTCGACCACGGACTGGTCGAAGCCGTCCAGTCCATGGGCGGATCCATCCCGACGATCATCCGCAAGGTACTGCTGCCGCAGGCCCTCCCCTCGATCGCCGCCGCCGTGACCACCACCGTGATCGTGCTCGTCGGCTATTCGGCCATGGCGGGCGCGGTCGGCGGAGAGGGCCTCGGCTCCAAGGCCGTGACCTACGGCTTCCAGCGGTTCGAGACCGAGTTCATGCTCGTCACCGTCGTCGTCCTGATCGCCCTCGTCACGGCCGTACAGCTGATCGGCGACGGGTTCGTGCGGCTGCTGTCGCGCCGCGGCCGCACCGACTGA
- a CDS encoding MetQ/NlpA family ABC transporter substrate-binding protein, which yields MRNLRKNTKLTAAAAATAALALGLTACGTSSDPAAAGSGGRSAESRPLVVAASPTPHADILGFVKEKLAAKAGLELEVREFTDYVLPNTATQSGQVDANFFQHKPYLDDFNEKNGTTIVPVVDVHLEPLGLYSKKAASVKDIKPGQTVAVPNDTTNEGRALQLLAGHGLITLKPGVGTGATLSDITDRKGLEFRELEAATVPRALDDVDAAVINGNYAIEADLKPARDALVLEKAEGNPYANFLAVKKGNEQDERVVKLARLLNSPEVRQYIEDTYSGSVVPAFGAPAK from the coding sequence GTGCGCAACCTCCGCAAGAACACCAAGCTCACCGCGGCAGCCGCCGCCACCGCCGCGCTCGCCCTCGGCCTCACCGCCTGCGGCACGTCCTCCGACCCCGCCGCGGCCGGATCCGGCGGCAGGTCCGCGGAGTCCCGGCCGCTCGTCGTCGCGGCGTCCCCGACCCCGCACGCCGACATCCTCGGCTTCGTCAAGGAGAAGCTCGCCGCCAAGGCAGGCCTCGAACTGGAGGTCAGGGAGTTCACGGACTACGTCCTGCCGAACACCGCCACCCAGTCGGGCCAGGTCGACGCCAACTTCTTCCAGCACAAGCCGTACCTGGACGACTTCAACGAGAAGAACGGCACCACCATCGTCCCGGTGGTCGACGTCCACCTCGAGCCCCTCGGCCTCTACTCGAAGAAGGCCGCGTCGGTCAAGGACATCAAGCCCGGGCAGACCGTCGCCGTCCCCAACGACACCACCAACGAGGGACGTGCGCTCCAGCTCCTCGCCGGGCACGGCCTCATCACCCTCAAGCCGGGCGTCGGCACCGGCGCCACCCTGTCCGACATCACCGACCGGAAGGGCCTGGAGTTCAGGGAACTGGAGGCCGCGACCGTCCCGCGCGCCCTGGACGACGTCGACGCCGCCGTCATCAACGGCAACTACGCGATCGAGGCCGACCTCAAGCCCGCCCGGGACGCACTCGTCCTGGAGAAGGCGGAGGGCAACCCGTACGCCAACTTCCTCGCCGTCAAGAAGGGCAACGAGCAGGACGAGCGCGTCGTGAAGCTCGCGAGGCTCCTCAACTCACCCGAGGTGCGGCAGTACATCGAGGACACCTACTCCGGCTCCGTCGTCCCGGCCTTCGGCGCCCCGGCCAAGTGA
- a CDS encoding GNAT family N-acetyltransferase: MTTTFPDISISTDRLVLRALEPADAPALAEMMNDEQVAAWTAVPQPYGESAAHRWISDHAPAERASGRGMDLAVTEFLTQRLVGVVGLGKTDWRVRSTEMSYIVAPWARGEGYASEAALATARWLFRDQRFERVELRTAADNAAAQQVAQRIGCISEGVLRGACIARTRTQNGSWAELRTDFIVWSLLPEDLDGVADQMAEAGGFAAYTDWN, encoded by the coding sequence ATGACTACCACGTTCCCGGACATCTCCATCAGTACGGACCGGCTGGTGCTGCGCGCGCTCGAACCCGCCGACGCCCCCGCCCTGGCCGAGATGATGAACGACGAGCAGGTCGCCGCCTGGACGGCCGTGCCCCAGCCCTACGGCGAGTCCGCCGCGCACCGCTGGATCAGCGACCACGCCCCCGCCGAACGTGCCTCGGGCCGGGGCATGGACCTCGCCGTCACCGAGTTCCTCACCCAGCGCCTGGTCGGCGTGGTCGGGCTGGGCAAGACCGACTGGCGGGTGCGCTCCACCGAGATGTCGTACATCGTCGCCCCCTGGGCCCGAGGCGAGGGCTACGCCTCCGAGGCGGCCCTCGCCACCGCGCGGTGGCTCTTCCGCGACCAGCGGTTCGAACGAGTCGAGCTGCGCACGGCCGCCGACAACGCGGCCGCCCAGCAGGTCGCCCAGCGGATCGGCTGCATCAGCGAGGGCGTCCTGCGCGGTGCCTGCATAGCCCGCACCCGCACCCAGAACGGTAGCTGGGCCGAGCTGCGCACCGACTTCATCGTCTGGAGCCTCCTCCCGGAGGACCTCGACGGCGTCGCCGACCAGATGGCCGAGGCAGGCGGGTTCGCCGCCTACACCGACTGGAACTGA
- a CDS encoding GNAT family N-acetyltransferase codes for MGMSVTISAATAEDAEQILKLQYLCYQSEAELYGDYRIEPLTQTLAELRAELDRGHALVARLGDEVVASVRGEADGEGIATIRKLIVHPRMQRHGLGGRLLDAIEAHFAGESAARRFQLLTGHRSERNLRLYRGHGYTPVSTRVMNPRLTLVTMEKDAAAVPSARAEGRFVRSA; via the coding sequence ATGGGCATGAGCGTGACCATCTCAGCGGCAACGGCGGAGGACGCCGAACAGATCCTCAAGCTTCAGTACCTGTGCTACCAGAGCGAGGCCGAACTCTACGGCGACTACCGCATCGAACCGCTCACCCAGACGCTCGCGGAACTCCGCGCCGAACTCGACCGGGGACACGCCCTGGTGGCCCGTCTCGGCGACGAGGTGGTGGCCTCCGTACGCGGCGAGGCCGACGGCGAGGGCATCGCCACGATCCGCAAGCTCATCGTCCACCCCCGGATGCAGCGCCACGGTCTGGGCGGCCGGCTGCTCGACGCCATCGAGGCGCACTTCGCGGGCGAGTCCGCGGCCCGCCGCTTCCAGCTGCTCACCGGGCACCGCAGCGAGCGGAATCTGCGCCTCTACCGCGGCCACGGCTACACGCCCGTCTCCACCCGTGTGATGAACCCGCGGCTGACGCTCGTCACCATGGAGAAGGACGCGGCCGCGGTGCCCTCGGCCCGGGCCGAGGGGAGGTTCGTCAGGAGCGCGTAG
- a CDS encoding lysophospholipid acyltransferase family protein — MTPEDPLSRSSLIKAVLGPLLRLMFRPRVEGAENIPGDGPVILAGNHLTFIDSMVLPIVCDRRVHFIGKDEYVTGKGLKGRLMAWFFTGVGMIPVDRDGANGGVAALMTGRRVLEEGKVFGIYPEGTRSPDGRLYRGRTGIARLTLMTGAPVVPFAMIGTDKLQPGGAGLPRPGRVTVRFGTPMEFSRYEGMDRDRYVLRAVTDSVMTEVMRLSGQEYVDMYATKAKAA, encoded by the coding sequence CTGACACCGGAGGACCCGTTGTCCCGCTCGTCGCTCATCAAGGCAGTGCTCGGACCGCTCCTGCGCCTGATGTTCCGCCCGCGCGTGGAAGGCGCCGAGAACATCCCCGGGGACGGCCCGGTCATCCTCGCCGGCAACCATCTGACCTTCATCGACTCGATGGTGCTGCCGATCGTGTGCGACCGCCGGGTCCACTTCATCGGCAAGGACGAGTACGTCACCGGCAAGGGGCTCAAGGGCCGGCTGATGGCGTGGTTCTTCACCGGCGTCGGCATGATCCCCGTGGACCGGGACGGCGCCAACGGCGGTGTGGCGGCTCTGATGACGGGCCGCCGGGTGCTGGAGGAGGGGAAGGTCTTCGGCATCTACCCGGAGGGCACCCGCTCCCCCGACGGCCGCCTCTACCGCGGACGTACCGGAATCGCCCGGCTCACCCTGATGACGGGCGCGCCCGTCGTCCCGTTCGCCATGATCGGCACCGACAAGCTCCAGCCGGGAGGTGCCGGCCTGCCGCGTCCCGGCCGGGTGACGGTCCGCTTCGGCACGCCGATGGAGTTCTCGCGGTACGAGGGCATGGACCGCGACCGCTATGTGCTGCGTGCCGTGACGGACTCGGTGATGACCGAGGTGATGAGGCTGTCCGGTCAGGAATACGTGGACATGTACGCGACGAAGGCGAAGGCGGCCTGA
- a CDS encoding MFS transporter, with the protein MTSGTVQRTGGADEALYRPGRWLALAVLVLAVLLVAVDATVLGLATPFLSEDLQPTGTQLLWIGDVYSFVIAGLLVSMGSLGDRIGRKKLLLTGAVAFGAVSVLNAYATTPEMMILARALLGVAGATLMPSTLALIRNIFHDPRERSIAIGIWGAMASAGAAVGPVVGGFLLEHFWWGSVFLINLPVMAVLVVVGVKLLPESKNPVAGPWDLVSVALSLIGMIGVVYAIKEAASHGVGWDSGAAALTGAGALYGFARRQLTLPSPLLDMRLFRNRGFSGAVLADLLTILGLSGLVFFLSQFLQLVQERPPLEAGLAELPAAIGAVATGLVAGRFARRYSVRSVVAGGLAAMGAALAVLTFIGGSTGYPLLGAALLVVGVGAGFSFTVTADVILSSVPKERAGSASAVAETAYELGAALGIALLGSIVTGVYRNFATPEGVPADVASAAHESLGGAVEAATVLPAHQRAELVGAAQEAFVEGLRLAAGVGAAVLLGTAAAAWFLLRGQRLADGIEH; encoded by the coding sequence ATGACCAGCGGTACCGTCCAGCGCACGGGCGGTGCGGACGAGGCCCTGTACCGCCCCGGGCGCTGGCTGGCCCTGGCGGTACTCGTCCTGGCCGTACTGCTGGTGGCCGTGGACGCCACCGTGCTCGGCCTCGCGACGCCCTTCCTCAGCGAGGACCTCCAGCCCACCGGCACCCAGCTGCTGTGGATCGGCGACGTCTACTCGTTCGTCATCGCCGGACTGCTGGTCTCCATGGGCAGCCTCGGCGACCGGATCGGCCGCAAGAAGCTGCTGCTGACCGGCGCCGTCGCCTTCGGCGCGGTGTCCGTGCTCAACGCCTACGCCACCACGCCCGAGATGATGATCCTCGCCCGGGCCCTGCTCGGCGTCGCCGGGGCCACGCTCATGCCCTCCACACTGGCGCTGATCCGCAACATCTTCCACGACCCGCGCGAGCGCAGCATCGCCATCGGCATCTGGGGTGCCATGGCCTCGGCCGGCGCAGCCGTGGGCCCGGTCGTCGGGGGCTTCCTGCTGGAGCACTTCTGGTGGGGCTCCGTCTTCCTCATCAATCTGCCCGTGATGGCCGTCCTCGTCGTCGTCGGCGTCAAGCTGCTGCCCGAGTCGAAGAACCCGGTCGCCGGCCCCTGGGACCTCGTCAGCGTCGCCCTGTCGCTGATCGGCATGATCGGCGTGGTCTACGCGATCAAGGAGGCCGCCAGCCACGGTGTGGGCTGGGATTCCGGCGCCGCCGCCCTCACCGGCGCCGGCGCGCTGTACGGATTCGCCAGGAGGCAGCTCACCCTGCCCTCCCCGCTGCTCGACATGCGGCTGTTCCGGAACCGCGGCTTCTCCGGCGCCGTCCTCGCCGACCTGCTGACCATCCTGGGCCTGTCGGGACTGGTCTTCTTCCTCTCCCAGTTCCTCCAGCTGGTGCAGGAGCGGCCGCCGCTCGAGGCGGGGCTCGCGGAACTGCCCGCCGCGATCGGTGCGGTGGCGACCGGCCTGGTCGCCGGCCGCTTCGCCCGCCGGTACTCCGTCCGGTCCGTCGTGGCGGGTGGACTCGCCGCCATGGGTGCCGCACTCGCCGTGCTGACCTTCATCGGCGGCTCCACGGGCTATCCGCTGCTCGGCGCGGCCCTGCTCGTCGTCGGTGTCGGCGCCGGCTTCTCGTTCACCGTCACGGCCGACGTCATCCTGTCCAGCGTGCCGAAGGAGCGGGCCGGCTCGGCGTCGGCGGTGGCCGAGACCGCCTACGAACTCGGTGCCGCTCTCGGTATCGCGCTGCTGGGATCGATCGTGACCGGGGTGTACCGGAACTTCGCGACACCGGAAGGAGTGCCCGCCGACGTGGCGTCCGCCGCCCATGAGTCGCTCGGCGGGGCGGTGGAGGCCGCGACCGTGCTGCCGGCGCACCAGCGGGCCGAGCTGGTCGGGGCGGCGCAGGAGGCGTTCGTCGAAGGGCTGCGGCTCGCGGCCGGCGTGGGGGCGGCGGTGCTGCTCGGCACCGCCGCGGCCGCGTGGTTCCTCCTGCGCGGCCAGAGGCTGGCGGACGGCATCGAGCACTGA